The Balaenoptera acutorostrata chromosome 10, mBalAcu1.1, whole genome shotgun sequence genome has a window encoding:
- the NELFE gene encoding negative elongation factor E isoform X1: protein MLVIPPGLSEEEEALQKKFNKLKKKKKALLALKKQSSSSTASQGGVKRSLSEQPVVDTATATEQAKQLVKSGAISAIKAETKNSGFKRSRTLEGKLKDPEKGPVPTFQPFQRSISADDDLQESSRRPQRKSLYESFVSSSDRLRELGPDGEEAEGPGAGDAPPRSFDWGYEERGGARSSASPPRSRSRDRSRERNRDRDRERDRDRERERDRDRDRDRDRDRDRDRDRDRDREGPFRRSDSFPERRAPRKGNTLYVYGEDMTPTLLRGAFSPFGNIIDLSMDPPRNSTGPKWSPYSSKSALPENSPCWTLPLASLSGAPWLSRIALRVATGTRGPRLSTVMTSIRKTLWTASREWSWIPCASSAPTLVSVKH from the exons ATGTTGGTGATACCCCCCGGACTgagcgaggaggaggaggctCTGCAGAAGAAATTCAACAAACTCAAGAAAAAG AAAAAGGCATTGCTGGCTCTGAAGAAGCAAAGCAGCAGCAGCACAGCCAGCCAAGGCGGTGTCAAACGCT CACTGTCAGAGCAGCCTGTGGTGGACACAGCCACGGCAACAGAGCAGGCAAAGCAGCTGGTGAAGTCAGGAGCCATCAGTGCCATCAAGGCTGAGACCAAGAACTCAGGCTTCAAACGTTCTCGGACCCTAGAGGGGAAGTTAAAG GACCCTGAGAAGGGGCCAGTCCCCACTTTCCAACCGTTCCAGAGGAGCATATCTGCCGATGATGATCTGCAGGAG TCGTCTAGACGTCCACAGAGGAAATCTCTGTATGAGAG CTTTGTGTCTTCCAGTGATCGGCTTCGGGAACTGGGGCCAGATGGAGAAGAGGCAGAGGGCCCAGGGGCTGGTGATGCCCCCCCTCGAAGCTTTGACTGGGGCTACGAAGAACGTGGCGGTGCCCGCtcctcagcctcccctccccGAAGCCGCAGCCGGGACCGCAGCCGTGAGCGGAACCGGGACAGAGACCGGGAACGGGATCGAGACCGGGAGCGGGAGCGGGACAGAGACCGCGATCGAGACCGGGACAGGGACCGGGACCGAGACCGGGACAGGGACCGGGACCGAGAGGGCCCTTTCCGCA GGTCGGACTCGTTCCCTGAACGCCGGGCCCCTCGGAAGGGGAACACTCTCTATGTGTATGGGGAAGACATGACACCCACCCTCCTCCGTGGGGCCTTCTCTCCCTTTGGAAACATCATTGACCTCTCCATGGACCCACCCAGAAA CTCAACGGGACCCAAGTGGAGTCCGTACAGCTCAAAGTCAGCATTGCCCGAAAACAGCCCATGCTGGACGCTGCCACTGGCAAGTCTGTCTGGGGCTCCCTGG CTGTCCAGAATAGCCCTAAGGGTTGCCACCGGGACAAGAGGACCCAGATTGTCTACAGTGATGACGTCTATAAGGAAAACCTTGTGGACGGCTTCTAGGGAGTGGAGCTGGATTCCGTGTGCCTCATCTGCCCCAACGCTGGTCTCAGTAAAACACTGA
- the NELFE gene encoding negative elongation factor E isoform X2, whose protein sequence is MLVIPPGLSEEEEALQKKFNKLKKKKKALLALKKQSSSSTASQGGVKRSLSEQPVVDTATATEQAKQLVKSGAISAIKAETKNSGFKRSRTLEGKLKDPEKGPVPTFQPFQRSISADDDLQESSRRPQRKSLYESFVSSSDRLRELGPDGEEAEGPGAGDAPPRSFDWGYEERGGARSSASPPRSRSRDRSRERNRDRDRERDRDRERERDRDRDRDRDRDRDRDRDRDRDREGPFRRSDSFPERRAPRKGNTLYVYGEDMTPTLLRGAFSPFGNIIDLSMDPPRNCAFVTYEKMESADQAVAELNGTQVESVQLKVSIARKQPMLDAATGKSVWGSLAVQNSPKGCHRDKRTQIVYSDDVYKENLVDGF, encoded by the exons ATGTTGGTGATACCCCCCGGACTgagcgaggaggaggaggctCTGCAGAAGAAATTCAACAAACTCAAGAAAAAG AAAAAGGCATTGCTGGCTCTGAAGAAGCAAAGCAGCAGCAGCACAGCCAGCCAAGGCGGTGTCAAACGCT CACTGTCAGAGCAGCCTGTGGTGGACACAGCCACGGCAACAGAGCAGGCAAAGCAGCTGGTGAAGTCAGGAGCCATCAGTGCCATCAAGGCTGAGACCAAGAACTCAGGCTTCAAACGTTCTCGGACCCTAGAGGGGAAGTTAAAG GACCCTGAGAAGGGGCCAGTCCCCACTTTCCAACCGTTCCAGAGGAGCATATCTGCCGATGATGATCTGCAGGAG TCGTCTAGACGTCCACAGAGGAAATCTCTGTATGAGAG CTTTGTGTCTTCCAGTGATCGGCTTCGGGAACTGGGGCCAGATGGAGAAGAGGCAGAGGGCCCAGGGGCTGGTGATGCCCCCCCTCGAAGCTTTGACTGGGGCTACGAAGAACGTGGCGGTGCCCGCtcctcagcctcccctccccGAAGCCGCAGCCGGGACCGCAGCCGTGAGCGGAACCGGGACAGAGACCGGGAACGGGATCGAGACCGGGAGCGGGAGCGGGACAGAGACCGCGATCGAGACCGGGACAGGGACCGGGACCGAGACCGGGACAGGGACCGGGACCGAGAGGGCCCTTTCCGCA GGTCGGACTCGTTCCCTGAACGCCGGGCCCCTCGGAAGGGGAACACTCTCTATGTGTATGGGGAAGACATGACACCCACCCTCCTCCGTGGGGCCTTCTCTCCCTTTGGAAACATCATTGACCTCTCCATGGACCCACCCAGAAA CTGTGCCTTCGTCACCTATGAAAAGATGGAGTCAGCAGATCAGGCCGTTGCTGAG CTCAACGGGACCCAAGTGGAGTCCGTACAGCTCAAAGTCAGCATTGCCCGAAAACAGCCCATGCTGGACGCTGCCACTGGCAAGTCTGTCTGGGGCTCCCTGG CTGTCCAGAATAGCCCTAAGGGTTGCCACCGGGACAAGAGGACCCAGATTGTCTACAGTGATGACGTCTATAAGGAAAACCTTGTGGACGGCTTCTAG